In a single window of the Candoia aspera isolate rCanAsp1 chromosome 14, rCanAsp1.hap2, whole genome shotgun sequence genome:
- the MPRIP gene encoding myosin phosphatase Rho-interacting protein isoform X1, translated as MAAKENPCRKFQANIFNKSKCQNCFKPRESHLLNDEDLSQAKPIYGGWLLLAPEGTDFDNPVHRSRKWQRRFFILYEHGLLRYALDEMPTTLPQGTINMNQCTDVVDGENRTGQKFSLCILTPEKEHFIRAENKEIISGWLEMLVVYPRTNKQNQKKKRKVEPPTPQEPGPAKMAVTSSSIPSAEKIPTTKSTLWQEELRGKDQVDGNAGLSPAPGPLQGQAPPACSLKGPVLESKEEEGAVNGDRNDCGRKTRVESGYFSLEKTKQEAKPEEQQMPSLPSPLSPCTPNDRYGDPQSQEQSGSFPSPGSRPASRMVHSFSLNSLDSKGARLSGRKASAGRDGARMEERANGLVSFKASRQYSTLADVPKAIRISNRDAFQVERKRLERSSRARSPGREEVARLFGNERRRSHVIEKFEALDIENAEHMEISASSGPTLSSETRQGRSEKRVFPRKRDLVAETASGSIPDVSTSPLSPHRRAKSLDRRSTESSMTPDLLNFKKGWLTKQDEDGQWKKHWFVLTDQSLRYYRDSVAEEAADLDGEIDLSTCFDVTEYPVQRNYGFQIHTKEGQFTLSAMTSGIRRNWIQTIMKHVRPTVAPDVTRKSFSLKLSVLKPSSLPEEKSKNSTSFEACSKPSEKQDTEQAEIDPEHKRSRARERRREGRSKTFDWAEFRPIQQVLAQERANLAETLKDSCAPFPKEPGPSEAEPGDLERERARRREERRKRFEHLDAPDGGSPEDLSRMEVDRLPGSPAASEAKSQNVHVEIEQRWHQVETTPLREEKQVPIAPLHLAHSEDNSETLHKQHFTTLMEKELEQSQKAASELLEQNRVLQDQLKIALGREQSAREGYVLQTEVASSSSGAWERLHKVNKDLQGELEAQCQRQELINQQIQSLKRSYGEAKDVIRHQEAEIQSLQARLSNAAAELSIKEQTLAKLKSDLKVEKKKAEEQMEEWQHSETALNSQLKASEQKLKKAEALLLEKTQELRDLEMQQALQRDYLKEVQRLQDRIADLSLQLSASEQSRMLMEKKLQKNYESLLESCEREKQVLIQSLKEVEDKASEYENQLQKNEQQKEILLKEKLTAKFESSEIVHQLEDQLEMKETSIRKLVEHIQSLEEERDQIKCRFQELMNQVAESDNEVAKLQAKLRLEESSYHTLERSCEMASEQFHNLQQILKEKEEELKQVRETHLSFVENQNWDFREPPLKLAAAGSSQEEKEDNSVKGDDLKTSADGSAGLGVATNTAGTGNVDDSAQYSPKQARLSALGCMPVDDSDEGPSTSQRQISGHTLVSVEECCSPSESADLQEIEVCQKDSTKLDAGIPGAKRQRIRFSNIQCQKYIHPDGSEKMWASSTSSDTSQERSLSEESMASDPAFCYPASGDSETYLSIIHSLETKLYITEEKLKDVTMKLESQQGQNQDTLITLHHQWSSIETQLREQLQNSLTQIRELVSQVESEKQEKLKLNENHIHELGRLHENTSRALICLNQCREELKNVGPSEEQKEDEMFWDALSGIESTLMDAIQMLQKALPPPEGQPEEHSAVHALQTKDICGDEENASPQQMQQLEFSVQEQLRLLSRRVAFEARLIDQIAASLTDASSKISVTLREIHATIDAVLLEPSNISHTALALADVLSKKLLLEDEFWSQVEELRKHLRVKEEEEEGEVGTLDFPRYLIHSVTDSTLVKAELGFVAQKMRESFHQRLKAMEEDLHNAKTALQQHKCMLEEIIKAYKTPEFDGIMHQISKALEIQEGASEAAQPTRDVSLQGHVLEAHRLQDLSSEALAAIQGELAEQLKDKASVLKELATALLSVSPDNALKDCHKLLKISCSPPYEMCMGDLERYSSLLVQDAIVQAQVCYGAYRARLEFTKEAKLYKESLQNMDALCQERLRAVAVLREEYEGLLRKQQSEFAEMIAMLNRENAELRAQVEQLDSQRRLLEEEERKQSQKIAELQSQYDEEMQKAVEQLSRTEDTLRAERTEGIHRLDALMQDKQNLERYHLEQMQDLEDKFQVKMKEIQVLHDEELQILQERYNHHLQCLKESLEEYQKKHPEGLARIASGAEAPGGAQHDSGIQVFGSDPNALHGLRERIQELESQMNVMRDELENKHLEGNVPTLREKYQKDFENLKATCERGFAAMEETHQKKIEDLQRQHQRELEKLREEKDRLLAEETAATISAIEAMKNAHREELERELEKTQRSQISSINSDIEALQRQYLEELQSVQRELEVLSEQYSQKCLENAHLAQALEAERQALRQCQRENQELNAHNQELNNRLAAEITRLRTLLTGEGGVETAASPLTQGKDAYELEVLLRVKESEIQYLKQEISSLKDELQTALRDKKYASDKYKGIYTELSIVKAKADCDISRLKEQLKAATEALGEKSPESTAMSGYDIMKSKSNPDFLKKDRTSIGRQLRNIRSKSLKEGLTVQERLKLFESKDLKKD; from the exons GTGGCTGGAGATGCTGGTGGTCTATCCAAGGACGAACAAGCagaatcaaaagaagaaaagaaaagtggaaCCCCCAACTCCACAG GAACCTGGCCCAGCGAAGATGGCCGTGACCAGCAGCAGCATCCCCAGCGCAGAGAAGATCCCCACCACCAAGTCCACCCTTTGGCAAGAAGAATTGAGAGGCAAAGATCAGGTTGATGGGAATGCAGGCCTCAGCCCGGCCCCCGGCCCTCTGCAAGGTCAGGCACCCCCAGCTTGCTCCCTGAAGGGGCCAGTCCTGGAAAGCAAAGAAG AGGAGGGTGCCGTGAATGGTGACCGCAACGATTGCGGGCGGAAGACGCGGGTGGAAAGTGGCTATTTCTCCTTGGAGAAGACCAAGCAAGAGGCCAAGCCAGAGGAGCAGCAGATGCCGAGCCTGCCGTCTCCCCTGAGCCCCTGCACGCCTAACGACAGGTACGGTGACCCCCAATCGCAGGAGCAGAGCGGTTCCTTTCCTTCCCCAGGTTCCCGGCCGGCCAGTCGAATGGTGCACAGTTTCTCTCTCAATTCCCTGGACTCCAAAGGCGCACGCCTCTCCGGGCGCAAGGCATCTGCTGGCCGTGACGGGGCGAGGATGGAGGAGCGAGCCAACGGGCTGGTTTCCTTTAAGGCTAGCCGCCAATACTCCACCCTGGCTGACGTCCCCAAGGCTATTAGGATCAGTAACCGGGATGCCTTCCAAGTGGAGCGGAAACGGCTCGAGCGCAGCTCCCGGGCCCGGAGCCCCGGACGAGAGGAAGTAGCCCGGCTCTTCGGGAACGAAAGGAG GCGGTCCCACGTAATTGAAAAATTTGAGGCTCTGGATATCGAGAATGCCGAACACATGGAAATCAGTGCTTCCTCCGGTCCCACTCTTTCTAGTGAAACTCGGCAGGGCAGGAGCGAAAAAAGGGTTTTCCCTAGGAAACGG GATTTAGTTGCTGAAACAGCAAGCGGGTCCATCCCGGATGTGTCAACTTCTCCTTTGTCGCCACACCGGAGAGCTAAATCGCTGGACCGGAGGTCTACGGAGTCCTCCATGACT CCGGATTTGCTGAACTTCAAAAAGGGATGGCTGACGAAGCAGGATGAAGATGGGCAG TGGAAGAAACACTGGTTTGTGCTGACGGATCAGAGCCTGAGATACTACCGGGATTCTGTGGCAGAGGAG GCAGCTGATCTGGATGGGGAAATCGACTTGTCCACGTGTTTTGATGTCACGGAGTACCCGGTCCAGCGGAATTACGGTTTCCAGATCCAC ACTAAAGAAGGACAGTTCACTCTCTCTGCTATGACATCTGGAATTCGCCGGAACTGGATCCAGACCATTATGAAACATGTTCGTCCCACAGTCGCTCCAGATGTGACCAG GAAAAGCTTCTCTTTGAAATTATCCGTGCTGAAGCCCAG CTCTCTGCCAgaggagaaaagcaaaaacagCACCTCCTTTGAGGCTTGTTCCAAGCCAAGCGAGAAGCAGGACACAGAGCAAGCCGAGATCGACCCCGAACACAAGCGCAGTCGGGCCAGGGAACGCCGGCGAGAAGGTCGCTCCAAAACCTTTGACTGGGCTGAGTTCCGCCCCATCCAGCAAGTCTTGGCTCAGGAGCGAGCAAATTTGGCAGAGACGCTCAAGGACAGCTGCGCTCCTTTCCCCAAGGAACCCGGCCCCTCGGAGGCAGAGCCTGGGGATCTGGAGCGAGAACGTGCTCGCCGTcgggaggagagaaggaagcgCTTCGAACATTTGGATGCTCCTGACGGGGGAAGCCCAGAAGACCTCTCCAGGATGGAGGTGGACCGGCTTCCGGGGTCGCCTGCTGCTTCAGAGGCCAAGTCCCAAAACGTCCACGTGGAGATCGAGCAGCGGTGGCATCAGGTGGAGACCACGCCTCTGCGGGAGGAGAAGCAGGTCCCCATCGCCCCGTTACACCTCGCCCACTCGGAGGACAACAGCGAGACGCTCCATAAGCAGCACTTCACCACACTCATGGAAAAGGAG CTGGAACAGAGTCAAAAGGCAGCTTCAGAACTCCTGGAACAGAACCGTGTCCTACAAGACCAGCTAAAAATAGCCTTGGGACGTGAGCAAAGTGCTCGAGAAGGTTATGTCCTGCAG actGAGGTGGCCTCATCCTCATCAGGGGCCTGGGAGAGGCTCCATAAAGTCAATAAAGACCTCCAGGGCGAATTGGAAGCTCAGTGCCAGCGCCAGGAGCTGATAAATCAGCAGATCCAGTCGCTTAAACGTAGCTATGGGGAGGCCAAGGACGTCATCCGGCATCAAGAAGCAGAGATCCAGAGCTTGCAAGCGAGACTTAGCAATGCTGCTGCAGAGCTCTCCATCAAGGAGCAGACCTTGGCCAAGCTGAAGAGTGACCTGAAGGTCGAGAAGAAGAAAGCTGAAGAGCAGATGGAAGAATGGCAGCACAGTGAAACGGCTCTGAATTCCCAGCTGAAGGCCAGTGAGCAGAAGCTGAAGAAGGCAGAAGCTCTCCTCTTGGAGAAGACCCAAGAACTCAGAGATCTagagatgcagcaggctttgcaGAGAGACTATCTGAAAGAAGTCCAGCGGCTCCAGGATCGGATTGCTGATCTGAGCCTGCAGCTGAGTGCCAGTGAGCAGTCCCGAATGCTGATGGAGAAGAAGCTCCAGAAGAATTACGAGTCTCTGCTAGAAAGCTGCGAGAGGGAGAAGCAAGTTTTGATCCAGAGCTTGAAGGAAGTGGAAGATAAAGCCAGCGAATATGAGAACCAGCTTCAGAAGAACGAACAGCAGAAGGAAATCCTGCTGAAGGAGAAGCTGACTGCCAAGTTTGAAAGCAGCGAAATAGTCCATCAGTTGGAGGACCAGCTAGAAATGAAAGAAACCAGCATCCGGAAGCTTGTTGAACATATCCAAAGTCTTGAGGAGGAAAGGGATCAAATTAAATGCCGGTTCCAGGAGCTGATGAACCAAGTTGCAGAGTCAGACAATGAGGTTGCCAAGCTGCAAGCAAAGCTGCGACTGGAGGAGAGCAGCTACCACACCCTGGAGCGTTCCTGTGAGATGGCGTCGGAGCAGTTCCATAACTTGCAGcagattttgaaagaaaaagaggaggagttgAAACAAGTGAGGGAAACCCATTTGAGCTTTGTTGAGAACCAGAATTGGGACTTCCGTGAACCTCCTTTAAAACTGGCTGCTGCTGGTAGCAgtcaagaggaaaaagaagacaactcGGTCAAAGGAGATGATTTGAAAACATCAGCTGATGGCAGTGCTGGGCTGGGTGTTGCAACAAACACAGCCGGTACTGGCAATGTTGACGATTCAGCACAGTATTCCCCAAAGCAAGCAagactctcagccctaggatgcaTGCCCGTTGATGATAGTGATGAAGGACCCAGTACCAGTCAGAGGCAAATCTCTGGACATACTTTGGTGAGCGTAGAAGAGTGTTGCTCTCCATCAGAGTCAGCGGATCTTCAAGAAATAGAGGTTTGTCAGAAAGATTCAACAAAACTCGATGCAGGAATTCCAGGAGCCAAAAGGCAAAGGATACGCTTCTCCAATATCCAGTGCCAAAAATATATTCATCCTGATGGATCGGAGAAAATGTGGGCCAGCAGCACTTCCTCTGACACTAGCCAGGAGAGGTCACTTTCAGAAGAAAGCATGGCCTCAGACCCAGCTTTTTGTTACCCAGCCTCGGGTGATTCTGAGACCTACTTATCTATCATTCACTCCCTGGAAACCAAACTTTATATCACAGAAGAAAAACTCAAAGATGTAACGATGAAACTTGAAAGCCAACAGGGCCAAAATCAGGACACCCTTATCACTCTTCACCACCAGTGGTCCAGCATTGAAACGCAGCTTAGAGAACAGCTTCAAAACAGCTTGACTCAAATTCGAGAGTTGGTTTCACAGGTAGAAAGTGAGAAGCAAGAAAAactcaaattgaatgagaaccaCATCCACGAGCTGGGCAGACTCCATGAAAATACTAGCCGAGCATTAATCTGTTTAAATCAGTGCAGGGAAGAGCTTAAAAATGTAGGCCCCTCTGAAGAACAGAAAGAGGACGAGATGTTTTGGGATGCTCTGTCTGGGATTGAAAGTACTTTAATGGATGCCATCCAGATGTTACAGAAGGCCCTTCCTCCACCTGAGGGCCAACCAGAAGAGCATTCTGCAGTCCACGCTTTGCAGACTAAAGACATCTGTGGGGATGAGGAGAATGCTTCTCCCCAACAGATGCAACAGCTGGAATTTTCTGTGCAAGAACAGCTGAGGCTACTTTCCAGGAGGGTGGCTTTTGAAGCCCGCTTGATCGACCAGATAGCAGCGTCTTTGACAGATGCCTCTTCAAAGATCTCCGTGACTCTTAGAGAGATCCATGCTACTATAGATGCAGTCTTATTGGAGCCTTCAAATATTTCGCACACTGCTCTGGCTTTGGCTGACGTCTTGTCTAAGAAGCTCTTGTTGGAAGATGAATTTTGGAGCCAGGTAGAAGAATTAAGAAAGCACTTGAGGgtcaaggaagaagaggaagagggggaagTGGGGACTCTGGACTTCCCACGGTACCTCATTCACTCAGTGACAGACAGCACCCTGGTTAAAGCAGAGCTAGGCTTTGTGGCTCAGAAAATGAGAGAATCCTTCCATCAGAGGCTAAAGGCCATGGAAGAAGATCTCCACAATGCCAAAACAGCCCTTCAGCAGCATAAGTGCATGCTGGAGGAAATCATTAAAGCGTACAAGACTCCCGAATTTGATGGGATTATGCACCAGATCTCCAAAGCTCTTGAAATCCAAGAAGGCGCTTCAGAAGCCGCCCAGCCGACTCGGGATGTCAGCCTTCAGGGCCACGTTTTGGAAGCCCATCGTTTGCAGGATCTCAGCAGTGAAGCTCTGGCTGCTATTCAGGGTGAGCTGGCTGAGCAGCTCAAAGACAAAGCCAGCGTTCTTAAAGAACTTGCCACTGCCCTTCTCTCTGTGTCCCCTGACAACGCCTTGAAAGATTGCCACAAGCTCCTGAAAATTTCTTGCAGCCCTCCTTATGAGATGTGCATGGGGGACCTTGAACGCTACTCTTCTCTGCTAGTTCAGGATGCGATCGTTCAGGCCCAAGTTTGTTACGGGGCCTACAGAGCAAGGCTGGAGTTCACAAAGGAGGCAAAGCTGTACAAAGAGTCTCTGCAAAATATGGACGCCTTATGTCAGGAGCGACTCCGGGCAGTCGCCGTCCTCAGGGAAGAGTATGAAGGATTGCTCCGAAAGCAGCAGAGCGAATTCGCTGAGATGATTGCTATGCTCAACAGAGAGAATGCGGAGCTCAGAGCCCAAGTGGAGCAGCTGGACAGTCAGCGAAGGCTCCTGGAAGAGGAGGAACGTAAGCAGAGCCAAAAAATAGCAGAACTTCAGAGCCAGTACGACGAGGAGATGCAGAAGGCCGTTGAGCAGCTCAGCAGGACCGAGGACACACTGCGGGCGGAACGAACCGAGGGGATCCACCGGTTGGATGCCCTTATGCAAGATAAGCAGAACTTGGAAAGATACCATCTTGAACAAATGCAAGATTTAGAGGATAAGTTCCAGGTCAAGATGAAAGAAATCCAGGTCCTCCACGATGAGGAGCTGCAGATCTTGCAGGAGCGCTACAACCATCATCTCCAGTGCCTGAAGGAATCTTtggaggagtaccagaaaaagcATCCAGAAGGCCTGGCCAGGATCGCCTCTGGTGCAGAAGCACCGGGGGGAGCCCAGCACGATAGTGGAATCCAGGTCTTCGGAAGTGATCCGAATGCCCTACATGGATTGAGAGAACGCATCCAGGAACTGGAATCCCAGATGAACGTCATGAGAGATGAGCTGGAGAACAAGCACCTGGAAGGGAATGTGCCCACCTTGAGGGAGAAATACCAGAAGGACTTTGAGAACCTTAAG GCGACATGCGAACGAGGGTTTGCAGCCATGGAAGAGACGCATCAGAAGAAGATAGAGGACTTGCAAAGGCAGCATCAGCGAGAACTGGAGAAGTTGCGAGAAGAGAAGGACCGGCTGCTGGCGGAGGAGACGGCTGCGACCATCTCCG ccATAGAAGCAATGAAGAACGCTCACCGGGAGGAACTTGAGCGGGAGTTGGAGAAAACTCAGCGCTCCCAAATTAGCAGCATCAATTCAGACATTGAAGCTCTCCAGAGACAATACTT GGAGGAACTGCAGTCTGTCCAGCGGGAACTGGAAGTCCTTTCAGAACAATATTCACAGAAGTGCTTGGAAAATGCACACCTTGCCCAGGCTCTGGAGGCAGAGAGGCAGGCCCTCCGGCAGTGCCAGCGGGAGAACCAGGAACTCAACGCGCACAATCAG GAGCTGAACAACCGCCTGGCGGCAGAGATCACCCGGTTACGGACGTTGCTAACTGGGGAAGGGGGGGTCGAAACTGCTGCATCTCCCCTCACCCAAGGCAAGGATGCCTATGAGTTAGAG GTCCTGTTGCGAGTTAAGGAATCGGAAATCCAGTACTTGAAGCAGGAGATCAGCTCCTTGAAAGATGAATTGCAAACAGCATTGAGG GATAAAAAATATGCCAGTGACAAATACAAAGGCATCTACACGGAGCTCAGCATCGTCAAAGCCAAGGCAGACTGCGATATCAGCAGATTGAAAGAGCAGCTGAAGGCAGCCACCGAAGCGCTTGGTGAAAAGTCTCCTGAAAGCACCGCCATGTCTGGATATG ATATCATGAAATCCAAAAGCAATCCTGATTTCTTGAAGAAGGACAGGACCAGTATTGGCCGGCAACTAAGAAATATCAGGTCAAAG